A genomic region of Runella rosea contains the following coding sequences:
- a CDS encoding CHAT domain-containing protein gives MKKIIFFLVFMGFVGSVSAQNASMEKVIQEVEATTGLEDKAAIQLLEKARLAWEKAKWPQDSSYAKIFHYLGRRHRSLGWDKKDQNHVKKAIEYTEKAVFINSQKRPDVSEANLANSHLNLGLLYENELLPQDIAKGMWHYERSLIIGQKYPQKYSVAADAGSNMAKVLNVTGDYEQALKVAFVAENLARKSNNPEKRSSCLEKKSNALRALGRLNEAETAMKEIIQLAESSPKQIYHGNALANLAALYYEKKEYRNMEIYFDKSFEVFRKADFNYGMAMVKTNLGYLKNALNESQEAEKLYMEGLVLADTPAIKTRLLDNLAMLYYKQKKYSQAISYLQQAIHTFLPAFAEYSNINSNPSPKTIKYCAEKNYLLDLIENKGKVWLAQYKQAPNKAYLSNAEKTFLVADQMIDLMRWEHKGTQSKLFWRNKTRSIYENAIETCYLLKDYEKAFYFFEKSRAVLLNDKLNELGAKQILSEADLTKEAQLQAKIDELRNKSEGGKAGTDKTESELLMAENAQSDFIKNLEKTNPAYYRFKYDTTTVNLKQIQQYLRPKGSTLIEYFVADSLTYAIVVSPSSVKIQTLRFDPNDTQTYLRLCAKDISTKTELNEFLAVSNRLYQSLIAPLNVSKGHVIISYDGAFLPFEALSLSVSKPLYLLNEYAVSYTYSAQFLFKNQPEPNFWPQKSFLGVAPVQFSQKLNMLSGSAESIERIGGAYLWKNELVHQKATKNAFLNQASGHRIVQVYTHAFADSTQTEPHIYFADSALKVSDLGNASFKINLLVLSACKTGVGKVAKGEGVLSLARGFSMAGIPSTITTLWSVEDKKTYLLTELFYTFLNEGLTKDEALQKAKFQYISTYPNAAPSAWAGLVLIGDASALPSNTFWWWGLGGLLMLIVLWGVWMKGNLSVKH, from the coding sequence ATGAAGAAAATTATTTTCTTTCTCGTTTTTATGGGCTTTGTCGGCAGCGTATCAGCGCAAAATGCTTCTATGGAAAAAGTAATTCAAGAAGTAGAAGCCACTACTGGTTTGGAAGACAAAGCCGCCATTCAGCTGCTTGAAAAAGCCCGGCTCGCTTGGGAAAAAGCCAAATGGCCCCAAGATTCATCGTATGCTAAAATCTTTCACTATTTAGGCCGTCGGCATCGCTCCTTGGGTTGGGATAAAAAAGACCAGAATCATGTTAAAAAAGCGATAGAATATACAGAAAAAGCGGTATTCATCAATTCGCAGAAGCGCCCTGACGTTAGTGAGGCCAACCTGGCCAATAGCCATCTGAACCTCGGCTTGTTGTATGAAAATGAACTTCTGCCGCAGGATATTGCAAAAGGGATGTGGCATTATGAGCGAAGTTTAATTATTGGCCAAAAATATCCGCAGAAATATAGCGTTGCCGCTGATGCTGGCAGCAATATGGCTAAAGTGCTCAATGTAACAGGGGATTATGAGCAAGCGTTAAAAGTAGCTTTTGTCGCAGAAAACCTAGCCCGAAAAAGTAATAATCCTGAAAAACGCTCAAGTTGTCTCGAAAAGAAATCTAATGCGTTGCGGGCCTTAGGCAGGTTGAATGAAGCAGAAACGGCCATGAAGGAAATTATTCAATTGGCAGAATCTTCTCCCAAACAAATCTACCATGGAAACGCATTGGCAAATCTTGCGGCACTTTATTACGAGAAAAAAGAGTACCGAAATATGGAGATTTACTTCGATAAATCTTTTGAAGTATTTCGTAAGGCGGATTTTAACTATGGTATGGCCATGGTTAAAACTAATTTAGGCTATTTAAAAAACGCCTTGAATGAATCGCAGGAAGCCGAAAAATTGTACATGGAAGGCTTGGTGCTTGCCGACACTCCTGCTATCAAAACGCGTCTTCTGGATAATTTAGCCATGCTTTATTACAAACAAAAAAAGTACAGTCAGGCTATTTCGTATTTACAACAGGCCATTCATACCTTCTTGCCCGCGTTTGCCGAGTATTCTAATATCAACAGTAATCCATCTCCCAAAACAATAAAATACTGCGCCGAAAAAAACTATCTGCTTGATTTGATAGAGAATAAAGGGAAGGTATGGTTGGCGCAATACAAACAGGCCCCAAATAAAGCATACTTAAGCAATGCTGAAAAAACGTTTTTGGTGGCTGACCAAATGATTGATTTGATGCGGTGGGAGCATAAAGGGACTCAATCAAAACTCTTTTGGCGGAACAAAACCCGCTCTATTTACGAAAACGCCATCGAAACCTGCTACCTGCTTAAAGATTACGAAAAAGCCTTTTACTTCTTTGAAAAAAGCCGCGCTGTATTGCTCAACGACAAACTCAACGAACTGGGGGCCAAGCAAATTCTTTCGGAAGCTGACCTCACCAAAGAGGCTCAATTGCAAGCCAAAATAGACGAACTTAGAAATAAATCAGAAGGAGGTAAAGCTGGCACTGACAAAACAGAAAGCGAGCTTTTGATGGCAGAAAATGCCCAAAGTGATTTTATCAAAAATCTCGAAAAGACCAATCCCGCTTACTATCGCTTTAAATACGATACGACAACGGTTAATTTAAAGCAGATACAACAGTATTTGAGGCCCAAAGGGAGTACGTTGATTGAGTATTTTGTGGCCGATAGCCTTACCTACGCAATCGTAGTCTCGCCTTCTTCAGTGAAGATTCAAACGCTCCGATTTGACCCCAATGATACTCAGACCTATCTTCGACTCTGCGCCAAAGATATTTCGACCAAGACCGAATTAAATGAGTTTTTGGCGGTGAGTAACAGATTATATCAAAGCCTGATTGCGCCGCTCAATGTCTCCAAGGGCCATGTGATTATTTCGTATGACGGGGCTTTTTTACCCTTTGAAGCATTGAGCCTGTCAGTATCTAAGCCGCTCTATTTGCTCAACGAATATGCTGTTTCTTATACGTATTCAGCACAGTTTTTGTTCAAAAATCAACCTGAGCCAAATTTCTGGCCTCAAAAATCATTTTTGGGCGTTGCTCCCGTGCAATTCTCACAAAAACTTAATATGTTATCTGGCTCTGCTGAATCCATCGAGCGCATCGGCGGGGCCTATCTGTGGAAAAATGAATTGGTTCATCAGAAAGCCACCAAAAATGCTTTTCTGAACCAAGCATCTGGGCACCGCATTGTGCAGGTATATACCCATGCTTTCGCCGACAGTACACAAACCGAACCGCATATTTATTTTGCTGACTCTGCGCTTAAAGTTTCCGATTTAGGAAATGCTTCCTTCAAAATCAATCTTTTGGTATTGTCGGCCTGCAAAACGGGCGTGGGCAAAGTAGCCAAAGGGGAGGGTGTATTGAGTTTAGCAAGAGGTTTTTCGATGGCGGGAATTCCTTCTACGATTACCACGCTTTGGAGTGTTGAAGATAAAAAGACTTATTTGCTGACGGAGTTGTTCTATACATTTTTGAACGAAGGACTCACCAAAGATGAAGCTTTGCAAAAGGCTAAATTTCAATATATCTCCACCTACCCCAACGCCGCTCCATCTGCTTGGGCAGGATTAGTATTGATTGGCGATGCCTCCGCTTTACCTTCCAATACATTTTGGTGGTGGGGATTGGGTGGATTGTTGATGCTAATTGTCCTTTGGGGAGTTTGGATGAAAGGCAATCTTTCCGTCAAGCATTAA
- a CDS encoding DUF1501 domain-containing protein: MEKLLKELQAAELERQTRRYFLQTLGTGIGSLGFGSLLGSCGYFEKDKVASAPLQSADAMGVRLPQFAPKAKQVIYIHMAGAPSQLELFDYKPELEKYHGKDCPAEFLEGKKFAFIKGVPKMLGPKGKFAQHGQSGAWISDYLPYLQTVADDVSFVKAMYTDQFNHAPAQLLMHTGSARLGRPSIGAWTVYGLGSENKNLPGFIVLASGGKQPDAGKSVWGSGFLPTVYQGVQCRTGGDPVLYVSDPQGMNRDIRKQTIEAINEINKQAYEEVKDPEILTRISQYEMAFRMQMSVPEVMDVSKEPKYILDMYGVKPGEGSFAMNCLLARKLVENGVRFVQLFDWGWDTHGTSEDGSVEIGLHKKCQASDQSVTALLKDLKMRGLLDETLVVWGGEFGRTPMQENRDGQVLPYSGRDHHLDAFTVWMAGGGVKKGFSIGETDPLGYYGVKDRTHVHDLQATILHLMGFNHEKFTYPFQGRNFRLTDVAGKVIKPILA, translated from the coding sequence ATGGAAAAACTACTCAAAGAACTTCAAGCCGCTGAGTTGGAGCGCCAAACGCGGCGGTATTTTCTGCAAACACTGGGTACGGGGATTGGCTCGTTGGGATTTGGTTCATTGCTAGGCAGTTGCGGTTATTTCGAGAAAGATAAGGTTGCATCGGCACCGCTTCAGTCGGCTGATGCCATGGGCGTGCGATTGCCGCAGTTTGCGCCCAAAGCCAAACAGGTAATTTACATTCACATGGCAGGCGCACCGTCGCAGTTGGAATTGTTTGACTATAAACCTGAACTCGAAAAATACCACGGCAAAGACTGTCCAGCGGAGTTTTTGGAGGGGAAAAAGTTTGCGTTCATCAAAGGCGTTCCCAAGATGTTGGGGCCGAAGGGCAAATTTGCCCAACACGGCCAATCCGGTGCGTGGATTTCGGATTATTTGCCGTATTTACAAACGGTGGCCGACGATGTTTCTTTCGTCAAAGCCATGTATACAGATCAATTTAACCACGCACCCGCGCAGTTGCTGATGCACACGGGAAGCGCCCGTTTGGGCCGACCGAGCATTGGCGCGTGGACGGTTTACGGACTGGGTTCGGAAAATAAGAACCTGCCTGGTTTTATCGTATTGGCCTCCGGCGGAAAACAGCCCGACGCAGGTAAATCCGTGTGGGGGAGTGGCTTCCTGCCAACAGTGTATCAAGGCGTTCAATGTCGCACGGGCGGCGACCCAGTTTTGTACGTTTCTGACCCGCAGGGCATGAACCGCGACATTCGGAAGCAGACCATTGAAGCCATCAACGAAATCAATAAACAAGCCTACGAAGAAGTCAAAGACCCCGAAATTCTGACGCGTATCAGTCAGTACGAAATGGCATTCCGGATGCAGATGTCGGTGCCGGAAGTGATGGATGTGAGCAAAGAGCCGAAATATATTTTGGACATGTATGGCGTAAAACCTGGTGAAGGTTCGTTTGCTATGAACTGTTTGTTGGCCCGAAAACTGGTCGAAAACGGCGTACGCTTTGTGCAGTTGTTTGATTGGGGATGGGATACCCACGGCACGAGTGAAGATGGCTCGGTGGAAATTGGCCTTCATAAAAAGTGCCAAGCCTCTGATCAAAGCGTGACGGCGTTGTTGAAAGACCTTAAAATGAGAGGTTTGCTGGATGAAACACTCGTGGTGTGGGGAGGAGAATTTGGCCGGACCCCCATGCAGGAAAACCGCGACGGACAGGTGCTGCCCTATTCCGGGCGAGACCATCACTTAGATGCGTTCACGGTTTGGATGGCGGGTGGAGGTGTCAAAAAAGGCTTTTCCATTGGCGAAACCGACCCGTTGGGCTATTATGGGGTTAAAGACCGTACGCACGTCCATGATTTACAGGCCACTATTCTGCATTTGATGGGCTTTAACCATGAAAAATTTACCTATCCTTTTCAAGGCCGTAACTTCCGTTTGACGGATGTGGCGGGGAAGGTCATCAAGCCGATTTTGGCTTAA
- a CDS encoding S8 family serine peptidase, translated as MRLYHSLIVLFPAILLVGCEKPCSNSSNNDTTSVIIYKERISQADIDLLKSLGLKKTLTCPCDSNLQLWGDTTDIPIFGHDGLANNGDSKPGGASGSRIRANILPTLGFEVSPDYIVRSPDINDHSIKNLILFPETLPGGGLIGIMDTGVHSNNFWNNENDPKANDAIDNDRNGLINDYQGWNFVNGTNVVTNADEAHGTMVNYLLERELRGKSYKIVPMVVLNEKKEGRLFKMLCAMAYSTKIPDLKTINASLGYYGPKSAVLETFIGKLKDRGIMLVAAAGNAHPSDSCDNSGNPRDLDVRKYKFYPASHSKEFSNVISATTVYTFHETTRIAPDQNFSKRYVDVGVMGDKEKYFEFKTDSSGLDFDWGSSYATPIAAAFSFSGQTHPLSLPNQKDIILSTTPGIIPNRYKFKAVTYPINASIRSGVLVR; from the coding sequence CAGGCAGATATAGATTTGCTTAAATCGTTAGGGCTGAAGAAGACCTTAACCTGCCCCTGTGACTCTAACCTGCAACTTTGGGGTGATACAACAGATATTCCCATTTTTGGGCACGACGGTCTGGCAAATAATGGCGACAGCAAACCAGGCGGTGCAAGCGGCTCCAGAATTAGGGCAAACATACTGCCAACCCTGGGGTTTGAGGTTTCACCAGATTATATCGTACGAAGCCCAGATATTAACGATCATTCTATTAAAAATTTAATACTTTTCCCCGAAACTCTACCCGGAGGAGGTTTAATAGGAATAATGGATACAGGGGTTCATTCCAATAATTTTTGGAATAACGAAAATGACCCCAAGGCAAACGATGCCATAGACAATGATCGTAATGGTTTAATCAATGACTATCAAGGCTGGAATTTTGTGAATGGGACTAATGTAGTTACTAATGCAGATGAAGCTCATGGTACAATGGTAAATTACTTACTTGAACGTGAGCTCCGTGGTAAGAGTTATAAAATTGTGCCTATGGTCGTTTTAAATGAAAAAAAAGAAGGAAGATTGTTCAAGATGCTCTGTGCAATGGCGTATTCTACTAAGATTCCTGACCTGAAAACAATTAATGCCAGCTTAGGTTATTATGGCCCCAAAAGCGCTGTTTTAGAAACTTTTATTGGCAAACTTAAAGATAGAGGAATTATGTTGGTCGCTGCGGCAGGCAATGCACACCCTTCTGATTCCTGCGATAACTCTGGAAACCCGCGCGACCTAGATGTAAGAAAGTATAAATTTTATCCTGCTTCGCATTCCAAAGAGTTTAGCAACGTAATTTCAGCTACCACTGTTTACACTTTTCACGAAACCACGCGCATAGCTCCTGATCAGAACTTCTCCAAGCGATATGTAGATGTAGGAGTGATGGGAGATAAAGAAAAGTATTTTGAATTTAAAACGGACTCCTCTGGTCTTGACTTCGATTGGGGCTCATCCTACGCCACGCCGATTGCGGCCGCTTTTAGCTTTAGCGGGCAAACCCATCCATTGTCATTACCAAATCAGAAAGATATTATCCTTTCAACCACACCAGGTATTATACCTAACAGATATAAATTCAAAGCAGTAACTTATCCAATCAATGCCTCTATCAGAAGTGGTGTGCTTGTTAGGTGA